One Glycine max cultivar Williams 82 chromosome 4, Glycine_max_v4.0, whole genome shotgun sequence DNA segment encodes these proteins:
- the LOC100791454 gene encoding protein LEO1 homolog yields the protein MGGEEKRHQMMQNLFGDQSEEEEELDVDSEHESNPQLNYPSDEGEGVGEQEGEVEGQGEVEIESDGDGEPDRESEGEREQSSQEVEVVEREEESEGRDSDSDAKDGGYSQHGVTSKRRDDVVESGSERSEENQYAHHDDGEEVDEARSPSGSPRDEKDETRDLHAAPEIRDVFGDFDDDEEEDIGYAVQQDIRQDSNRYAVEEEGSYGKNLRPEDILADEDNQYESEDENIEIKTKEKPLGPPLELEVPLRPPPALPEKMNMIKVSNIMGVDPKPFDPKTYVEEDTFVTDESGTRKRIRLENNIVRWRTTRNPDGTTSCESNARFVRWSDGSLQLLIGNEVLDISVQDAQHDQAHLFLRHGKGILQSQGRLLRKMRFMPSSLSSNSHRLLTALVDSRHKKAFKVKNCITDIDPEREKEEKEKAESQNIRANVLLNRKREKVNRKYTPAVERRRQLSPGFLEDALDEEDEADYYDNHRSQRRFEDDLEVEARAEKRIMNAKKSRGPKDIPRKSSFPPAKSSRNPMGYPDDEREESEYETEEEEDERPPSRKRDEDTEPEYEDEEEEEEHYEEAEQVNDASDDGEEEEPKQKSKEFRGSAKRKGFESDDDSSPRKITTHRRMAVVYDSDED from the exons ATGGGAGGCGAGGAGAAGCGGCACCAGATGATGCAGAACCTCTTCGGAGACCAATCCGAGGAGGAGGAAGAGCTCGACGTTGATTCTGAGCACGAATCAAACCCGCAACTCAATTACCCCTCC gACGAGGGGGAGGGGGTGGGGGAGCAGGAGGGCGAGGTGGAGGGCCAGGGCGAGGTGGAGATCGAGAGCGACGGAGACGGTGAGCCCGACCGTGAGAGCGAGGGCGAGAGGGAGCAGAGCTCGCAGGAGGTGGAGGTTGTGGAGAGGGAAGAGGAGAGCGAGGGAAGAGACTCGGATAGTGATGCCAAGGACGGCGGGTATAGCCAGCATGGCGTCACGAGCAAGCGGAGGGACGACGTCGTGGAGAGCGGATCGGAGAGGTCCGAGGAAAATCAGTACGCTCACCATGATGACGGGGAAGAAGTGGATGAAGCCAGAAGCCCCAG TGGGTCACCCAGGGATGAAAAAGATGAGACTCGTGACTTGCATGCGGCCCCTGAAATTCGTGATGTATTTGgtgattttgatgatgatgaagaggagGACATCGGGTATGCAGTTCAGCAGGACATCAGACAAGATTCGAAT AGATATGCTGTGGAGGAGGAAGGAAGTTACGGAAAGAACCTGAGACCTGAAGATATACTCGCTGATGAAGATAATCAGTATGAATCAGAGGATGAAAATATCGAGATAAAAACTAAGGAGAAGCCACTTGGCCCCCCCTTAGAGTTAGAGGTTCCATTACGACCACCTCCAGCTCTTCCAGAAAAG ATGAACATGATTAAAGTTTCCAATATTATGGGTGTTGATCCAAAACCCTTTGATCCTAAAACATATGTGGAAGAGGATACTTTTGTAACTGATGAATCTGGAACCAGAAAACGCATACGTTTGGAGAACAATATTGTACGCTGGAGGACTACTAGAAATCCTGATGGCACAACATCT TGTGAAAGCAACGCTCGCTTTGTGAGATGGTCTGATGGCAGCCTGCAGCTATTAATTGGGAATGAAGTTCTTGACATATCAGTACAAGATGCACAGCATGATCAAGCACATCTTTTCCTTAGACATGGAAAG GGAATCCTCCAATCACAAGGAAGGTTATTAAGGAAAATGAGGTTTATGCCATCTTCCTTGTCATCAAATTCTCATCGGCTGCTGACTGCCCTTGTTGACTCAAGGCATAAGAAGGCTTTTAAGGTTAAAAACTGCATTACTGACATTGATCCTGAGcgggaaaaagaagaaaaagagaag GCTGAAAGTCAAAATATCCGTGCTAATGTGCTTCTTAACCGAAAGCGTGAGAAGGTGAATCGGAAGTATACTCCAGCTGTGGAGAGGAGGCGTCAACTTTCTCCTGGGTTTTTAGAGGATGCTTTGGATGAG GAGGATGAAGCAGACTATTATGATAATCATCGTTCTCAGCGCCGCTTTGAGGATGATTTGGAAGTGGAAGCCCGAGCAGAGAAACGAATTATGAATGCTAAAAAG TCACGGGGACCTAAAGATATCCCTCGTAAGTCTTCCTTCCCACCTGCTAAATCCTCTCGGAACCCAATGGGTTACCCAGATGATGAGAGAGAGGAGTCTGAGTATGAAACTGAGGAGGAGGAAGATGAGAGGCCTCCTTCACGTAAGAGGGATGAGGATACTGAGCCAGAGTATGAGGAtgaggaagaagaggaagaacacTATGAAGAAGCCGAACAAGTTAATGATGCATCAGATGATGGGGAAGAGGAG GAACCAAAGCAGAAGAGCAAGGAGTTTAGAGGCAGTGCCAAAAGGAAGGGATTTGAATCTGATGATGACTCTTCTCCAAGGAAAATAACCACCCATCGGCGGATGGCGGTTGTGTATGATAGTGATGAGGACTGA